The Lysobacter gummosus genome includes a region encoding these proteins:
- the mmsB gene encoding 3-hydroxyisobutyrate dehydrogenase, producing MSRIAFIGLGNMGGPMAANLLKAGYSVQVFDLSFAAVATAVAAGAAAAANAAEAVAGAQIVISMLPASRHVEGLYLGDSGLLAVIEPGALIIDCSTIAPACAQKVAQAANARGVDMIDAPVSGGTAGAAAGTLTFIVGGEAAALERAREVLQAMGKNIFHVGANGAGQVAKLCNNMALGVIMAATGEALALGVAHGLDPKVLSQMMAVSTSRSWATEVCNPWPNVLDNTPASRGYSGGFGNDLMLKDLGLAAEAAMGIGASIPLGELARNLYAMNSQAGRGALDFSSVVKLVAKDA from the coding sequence ATGAGCCGCATCGCATTCATCGGTCTGGGCAACATGGGCGGGCCGATGGCGGCCAATCTGCTCAAGGCCGGATATTCCGTGCAAGTGTTCGATCTGTCGTTCGCCGCGGTGGCGACCGCGGTCGCGGCCGGCGCCGCCGCCGCGGCGAACGCCGCCGAAGCGGTGGCCGGCGCGCAGATCGTGATCTCGATGCTGCCGGCCAGCCGCCATGTCGAAGGCCTGTACCTGGGCGACAGCGGATTGCTGGCAGTGATCGAGCCCGGCGCGTTGATCATCGACTGCAGCACCATCGCCCCGGCCTGCGCGCAGAAGGTCGCGCAAGCGGCGAACGCGCGCGGCGTGGACATGATCGATGCGCCGGTATCCGGCGGCACCGCAGGCGCCGCGGCCGGCACGCTGACTTTCATCGTCGGCGGCGAAGCGGCGGCGCTGGAACGCGCGCGCGAGGTGCTGCAGGCGATGGGCAAGAACATCTTCCACGTCGGCGCCAACGGCGCCGGGCAGGTCGCCAAGCTGTGCAACAACATGGCGCTGGGCGTGATCATGGCCGCGACCGGCGAAGCGCTGGCGCTGGGCGTCGCGCACGGCCTCGACCCGAAGGTGCTGTCGCAGATGATGGCGGTCAGCACCAGCCGCAGTTGGGCCACCGAAGTGTGCAATCCCTGGCCCAACGTGCTCGACAACACGCCGGCCTCGCGCGGCTACAGCGGCGGCTTCGGCAACGACCTGATGCTGAAGGACCTGGGCCTGGCGGCGGAAGCGGCGATGGGCATCGGCGCCTCGATTCCGCTCGGCGAACTGGCGCGCAATCTGTACGCGATGAACAGCCAGGCCGGCCGCGGCGCCCTGGATTTTTCCAGCGTGGTCAAGCTGGTCGCGAAGGACGCATGA
- a CDS encoding epoxyqueuosine reductase QueH — MSAQRKPLQLPGGDRLLLHSCCAPCSGELMEAFVVAGIDYSVFFYNPNIHPLKEYELRKEENIRFAQKHGVPFIDADYDTDHWFARAKGMENEPERGIRCTMCFDMRFERTALYAHEHGFPVMTTSLGISRWKNMAQINDSGQRAVAPYPGLSYWDYNWRKDGGSQRMIEISKRERFYQQEYCGCVYSLRDTNRHRKAQGRERIQLGVMFYGDDPPASD, encoded by the coding sequence ATGAGCGCGCAGCGCAAGCCGCTGCAACTGCCCGGCGGCGACAGGCTGCTGCTGCATTCGTGCTGCGCGCCGTGTTCGGGCGAGTTGATGGAGGCCTTCGTGGTGGCCGGCATCGACTACTCGGTGTTCTTCTACAACCCGAACATCCACCCGCTCAAGGAATACGAACTGCGCAAGGAAGAGAACATCCGCTTCGCGCAGAAACACGGCGTTCCGTTCATCGATGCCGATTACGACACCGACCACTGGTTCGCCCGCGCCAAGGGCATGGAGAACGAACCCGAGCGCGGCATCCGCTGCACCATGTGCTTCGACATGCGCTTCGAGCGCACCGCGCTGTACGCGCACGAGCACGGCTTCCCGGTGATGACCACCTCGCTGGGCATTTCGCGCTGGAAGAACATGGCCCAGATCAACGACAGCGGCCAGCGCGCGGTCGCGCCGTACCCGGGCCTGTCGTACTGGGACTACAACTGGCGCAAGGACGGCGGCAGCCAGCGCATGATCGAGATCAGCAAGCGCGAACGCTTCTACCAGCAGGAATACTGCGGCTGCGTGTACTCGCTGCGCGACACCAACCGCCATCGCAAGGCCCAGGGCCGCGAGCGCATCCAACTCGGCGTGATGTTCTACGGCGACGACCCGCCCGCAAGCGATTGA
- a CDS encoding universal stress protein has product MFKDFLVPLLMGDIPSPVVHTACAIAKAWRGRVIALVGVSQAAPIPEAWSYYPAGVYQNMRDCALATTQSMAEAADARLHYEGVPYEIRRSEAFWSTPEEISVEHARYADVTVLGMDTNEHDARHRLFAAVAVGSGRPVLCVPAYKALPADFGHAVVAWKPSREAARALRDALPWLARMRSVDLLSADETSSTAHPLDASLPNYLERHGVQVKQVRRSAAHASAGCVIVDHAIECNADLIVAGAYSRSRLVEQILGGTTRYLLDNAMCPVLFAH; this is encoded by the coding sequence ATGTTCAAGGATTTCCTCGTGCCGTTGTTGATGGGAGACATTCCCTCGCCCGTCGTGCACACCGCCTGCGCGATAGCCAAGGCCTGGCGCGGCCGGGTGATCGCGCTGGTGGGCGTCAGCCAGGCCGCGCCGATTCCCGAAGCCTGGAGTTATTACCCCGCCGGCGTCTACCAGAACATGCGCGACTGCGCGCTGGCCACCACCCAAAGCATGGCCGAGGCCGCCGACGCGCGCTTGCACTACGAAGGCGTGCCCTATGAAATCCGCCGTTCCGAAGCGTTCTGGTCTACGCCGGAGGAAATTTCGGTAGAGCATGCGCGCTACGCCGACGTCACCGTGCTGGGCATGGATACGAACGAGCACGATGCCCGCCACCGCCTGTTCGCCGCCGTCGCGGTCGGCTCGGGCCGGCCGGTGCTGTGCGTGCCGGCATACAAAGCCCTGCCGGCGGATTTCGGCCACGCCGTCGTGGCCTGGAAGCCTTCGCGGGAAGCGGCCCGCGCGCTGCGCGACGCCTTGCCCTGGTTGGCGCGCATGCGCTCGGTCGACCTGTTGAGCGCGGATGAAACCTCTTCCACCGCTCATCCTTTGGACGCCTCGCTGCCCAACTACCTTGAGCGGCACGGGGTACAGGTCAAGCAGGTCCGCCGCTCCGCGGCCCACGCCAGTGCGGGCTGCGTCATCGTCGATCATGCGATCGAATGCAACGCCGACCTGATCGTGGCAGGCGCCTACAGCCGTTCCAGGCTGGTCGAACAGATCCTGGGCGGTACGACGCGTTACTTGCTGGACAACGCGATGTGCCCGGTCTTGTTCGCGCACTAG
- a CDS encoding GNAT family N-acetyltransferase: MNIATTSTPVPPPLRWTQTLRDRSQVLIRAISPLDRSAERSFLEGLSAQARRFRFLGQVRSPSEQLLDQLTDIDPEHEVAFVAVVAEGGAERIVGASRYSSSADHQSCECAVTVTDQWQNKGLGSALMKHLIEIARQRGIHRMYSVDLAENLQMRDLATYLGFHVRIDPDDASQVIHELSL, from the coding sequence GTGAATATCGCAACGACCTCCACTCCCGTTCCGCCCCCGCTGCGGTGGACGCAGACCTTGCGCGATCGCAGCCAGGTGTTGATCAGAGCCATCTCGCCGCTGGACCGGTCGGCCGAACGCAGTTTTCTGGAAGGCTTGTCGGCGCAGGCCCGGCGCTTTCGCTTTCTGGGGCAGGTTCGCAGCCCCAGCGAGCAGTTGCTGGATCAGCTCACCGATATCGATCCCGAGCACGAGGTGGCGTTCGTCGCGGTCGTCGCGGAGGGAGGTGCCGAGCGGATCGTCGGTGCCAGCCGCTACAGCTCATCGGCGGATCACCAGTCCTGCGAATGCGCGGTGACCGTCACCGATCAATGGCAGAACAAGGGACTGGGCAGCGCCTTGATGAAGCATTTGATCGAGATCGCGCGGCAGCGCGGCATCCATCGGATGTACTCGGTGGATCTGGCCGAGAACCTGCAGATGCGCGACCTGGCGACCTACCTGGGCTTTCACGTGCGCATCGACCCGGACGATGCCAGTCAGGTTATACACGAGTTGTCTCTGTGA
- a CDS encoding low affinity iron permease family protein, with the protein MKIAHAFDRFSKLSARFSGRPLAFTSAVAIIVAWLLTGPLFGFSDTWQLVINTATTVITFLMVFLIQNTQSRDTEAIQIKLDELIRVTEAASNGLMDLEELDEATLDDYRRKYELMARQSRAK; encoded by the coding sequence ATGAAAATCGCACACGCTTTCGATCGGTTTTCCAAGCTGTCGGCGCGGTTTTCCGGACGGCCTTTGGCGTTTACATCGGCCGTGGCGATCATTGTGGCTTGGCTGCTTACCGGGCCTTTGTTCGGCTTCAGCGACACCTGGCAATTGGTGATCAACACGGCGACGACGGTGATCACCTTCCTGATGGTATTCCTCATCCAGAACACCCAGAGCCGCGATACCGAAGCCATTCAGATCAAGCTCGACGAGCTGATCCGGGTGACCGAAGCGGCGAGCAACGGGCTGATGGATCTGGAAGAACTGGACGAAGCCACCTTGGACGATTACCGCCGCAAGTACGAACTCATGGCGCGGCAATCGCGGGCAAAGTGA
- a CDS encoding MgtC/SapB family protein, translating to MSLHSLPLPSAIIGLCVALGIGLLVGLDRERAKGRGPLREPAGIRSFVLCSLTGAVAVSLGDAGLLTAGVFLGVLVTAGYLSTRDRDPGLTTEIALLITWLLGALSMRSPSLAAALGVVVAILLASKQRLHRFSRRVLTRQELHDLLLLTAAAFVVLPLLPDRTIDPWSSINPYRLWVLVVAVMTISSVGYIALRLFGVRLGLSIAGLAGGFVSSTATIAAMADRARADPALAPAAASAGLMSNVATIVQLAVVIGAVSATMLRWATPALIAAGAVVIASAWLSTRSSTAAVSVPARKMVSQRPFEPMATLRFVALLAAIMMGAAILREILGQASLPWVLAASGLADVHAAAASAAQSMMRDPLDTRLAEQGLIGAFLANSLMKCLVAGIKGGRSFAGRLIPGTVLMAATFVLVASLN from the coding sequence GTGAGCCTGCATTCCTTACCCCTGCCCTCGGCGATCATCGGCCTGTGTGTGGCGCTCGGCATCGGCCTGTTGGTGGGCCTGGATCGCGAACGCGCCAAGGGCCGCGGCCCGCTGCGCGAACCGGCGGGCATCCGCAGCTTCGTGCTGTGCAGCCTGACCGGCGCGGTCGCCGTCAGCCTGGGCGATGCCGGCCTGCTGACGGCCGGTGTGTTCCTCGGCGTGCTGGTCACGGCCGGCTATCTGAGCACTCGCGATCGCGATCCCGGGCTCACCACCGAAATCGCCTTGCTGATCACCTGGCTCCTGGGCGCGCTGTCGATGCGATCGCCCAGCCTGGCGGCGGCGCTGGGCGTGGTGGTCGCCATCTTGCTGGCGAGCAAACAGCGCCTGCATCGATTCAGCCGGCGGGTGCTCACGCGTCAGGAACTGCATGACCTGCTCCTGCTTACCGCGGCGGCATTCGTGGTGCTGCCCCTGCTTCCCGACCGCACCATCGACCCGTGGAGCTCGATCAACCCGTACCGGCTGTGGGTGCTGGTGGTCGCCGTCATGACGATCAGCTCCGTGGGCTATATCGCGCTGCGGTTGTTCGGGGTCAGGCTGGGCCTGTCGATCGCCGGCCTGGCCGGAGGTTTCGTATCCAGCACCGCCACCATCGCCGCCATGGCCGATCGCGCCCGCGCCGATCCCGCGCTGGCCCCCGCCGCGGCGAGCGCCGGGCTGATGTCCAATGTCGCCACGATCGTGCAACTGGCGGTCGTCATCGGCGCGGTGTCCGCGACGATGCTGCGTTGGGCCACGCCGGCGCTGATCGCCGCCGGGGCGGTCGTCATTGCGAGCGCATGGCTATCCACGCGCTCATCGACCGCGGCCGTGTCGGTTCCGGCGCGCAAGATGGTCTCGCAACGCCCGTTCGAACCGATGGCCACGCTGCGATTCGTGGCCTTGCTCGCCGCGATCATGATGGGTGCGGCGATCCTGCGCGAGATTCTCGGCCAGGCCAGTCTGCCGTGGGTGCTGGCGGCGTCGGGACTGGCCGATGTGCATGCGGCCGCGGCCTCGGCCGCGCAATCGATGATGCGCGATCCGCTCGATACGCGTCTGGCCGAACAAGGGCTGATCGGGGCCTTCCTCGCCAACTCGCTGATGAAGTGCCTGGTGGCCGGCATCAAAGGCGGCCGCAGTTTCGCCGGTCGGCTGATCCCGGGAACGGTTCTCATGGCCGCGACGTTCGTTCTGGTCGCATCGCTGAATTGA
- a CDS encoding zinc-dependent alcohol dehydrogenase — MKGTMRAAMAHRLGAALTIEHLPIPTPGPGEVLVKIRASGVCHTDLHAVQGDWPVKPVLPFIPGHEGAGIVAETGAGVNHLRAGDAVGIAWLHDACGRCEYCISGWETLCERQRNSGYSVNGTFGEYAIASAAYVARLPSGCDFVGLAPILCAGVTSYKGIRETQARPGEWIVISGIGGLGHLAIQYAQAMGLHVAAIDVSESKLSLARSLGAEIVVNANDIGALEDIRRGTGGGAQGVLVTAVSPSAFTQALGMVRRKGTICLVGLPPGEFATPIFDVVLKRITLRGSIVGNRQDLAEAIDMAAYGKVQAMVEPYPLSQVNVVLDRLRVGGIEGRAVLDMSLAA; from the coding sequence ATGAAAGGCACGATGCGAGCGGCGATGGCGCACCGCCTGGGCGCGGCCTTGACCATCGAACATCTGCCCATTCCCACGCCCGGGCCGGGCGAGGTGCTGGTCAAGATACGCGCCAGCGGCGTGTGCCATACCGACCTGCACGCGGTGCAGGGCGACTGGCCGGTCAAACCGGTTTTGCCGTTCATTCCAGGGCATGAAGGCGCCGGCATCGTCGCCGAGACGGGCGCCGGGGTGAATCATCTTCGCGCCGGTGACGCGGTCGGCATCGCCTGGCTGCACGACGCCTGCGGCCGCTGCGAATACTGCATCAGCGGTTGGGAAACCTTGTGCGAACGCCAGCGCAACAGCGGCTACAGCGTCAACGGCACCTTCGGCGAATACGCGATCGCCAGCGCGGCCTACGTCGCGCGCTTGCCCAGCGGCTGCGATTTCGTCGGCCTCGCGCCGATCCTGTGCGCCGGCGTCACCAGCTACAAAGGCATTCGCGAGACGCAGGCGCGTCCGGGCGAATGGATCGTGATTTCCGGCATCGGCGGACTGGGCCATCTGGCGATCCAGTATGCGCAGGCGATGGGGCTGCACGTGGCCGCCATCGACGTGAGCGAAAGCAAGCTTTCGCTGGCCCGGTCGCTGGGCGCGGAAATCGTCGTCAATGCGAACGACATCGGCGCGCTGGAAGACATCCGCCGCGGCACCGGTGGAGGCGCGCAGGGCGTGCTGGTCACCGCGGTATCGCCCAGTGCCTTCACCCAGGCCCTGGGCATGGTGCGGCGCAAAGGCACGATCTGCCTGGTGGGCTTGCCGCCGGGCGAGTTCGCCACGCCGATTTTCGATGTCGTGCTCAAGCGCATCACCCTGCGCGGCTCGATCGTCGGCAATCGCCAGGACCTGGCCGAAGCCATCGACATGGCCGCCTACGGCAAGGTGCAGGCCATGGTCGAGCCCTACCCGCTGAGTCAGGTCAACGTGGTGCTCGATCGTTTGCGCGTGGGCGGAATCGAAGGCCGCGCCGTGCTGGACATGAGTCTGGCCGCTTAG